A genome region from Hymenobacter tibetensis includes the following:
- a CDS encoding SusC/RagA family TonB-linked outer membrane protein translates to MRKILLSLPLAVATFAGHDVQAQTRTVTGRVLGTDGAGLPGVTVVAKGTSVGTATDGEGRYSLAVPTSASTLVFSSVGFDSKEVALGTQSTVNATLGSASTGLDEVVVVGYGTQSRRDLTGSVATIKGTEIASKPVQSFDQALQGRASGVNITTPNGVLNNAPVIRIRGVNSITLSSSPLFVIDGIPAFTGNTSAVGSVPNNPLSNVNPSDIESIEVLKDASATAIYGSRAAGGVILVTTKKGKKGQSRVSLDSWAGWSQPVRLFDVLNAEQYVDIKNEAVRNLNANRISVGQPGTNVEGFRLQQDPNGNNVDTDWYDYIYRTGFSTSNTLNFSGGTEKTNYYTSVGYTNQKGMLEQNEFRRISARLNLDHKLFKNFSLGTRVGISNGRNQSPNSGSTADGAFGTGGLGRLPLVLPPNVAAFNPNGTYNTSGAGIGSGANIDPTTGNALGVNYYNPLVDLENNYFISESNEIQGSVYANWEVVPGLNLRTTFGINNILFEDKSFNTNIGGDGFSTGGTAANYNRVNKRWNWQNTAQYDRTFGEKHNFSLLVGSEQQHTETERWGASRTNIADPFLTNYQGTFTNISAAGNFQGENYLLSYFGRLNYDFGKKYLASFNFRRDGYSAWAEKWGNFYGASLGYIVSEEDFWKNSSFAEKFNFLKLTGSYGEVGNSQGVDDYASLFTYENSLYGDNATLYFSNPGSPLLTWETSKKTDAGLTFGAFGDRLTGDVTYYRNLVDGLILRVPQAPSKGIPGSTPGDVANINNNTYLANVGSMRNTGIELNLRGIAVQTANFTWTVSGNYTTLKNRVLSLATEGQRIGTPTSLETVNYTEVGRSVGELLAVPSLGVNPENGQRMIQKANGVVAQYNHLGLGWTDVATGLATAAPNQLVDGRYFGPTLPKWYGGFDNTFQYKSFDLGVFIQFSGGNYLYNGTKSGLHDQRFWNNDVDILNRWTETNTNAEWPRVVYGDNVSNGSALVMSSNIEKGDFARLRNVSLGYNVKPSVLTRFNVSSVRVYAQVQNAALITGYSGIDPEISTNATSGSNANTGAGVDRNSVGQARTYTVGFNIGF, encoded by the coding sequence ATGAGAAAAATCTTACTCTCATTGCCTCTTGCAGTAGCTACGTTTGCCGGCCATGATGTGCAGGCTCAAACGCGCACTGTAACCGGCCGGGTGCTAGGCACTGACGGCGCAGGGCTTCCTGGCGTTACAGTTGTAGCAAAAGGCACTTCCGTAGGAACTGCCACCGACGGTGAAGGCCGTTACAGCCTGGCAGTGCCTACCTCTGCTAGCACGCTTGTTTTTTCTTCAGTTGGCTTCGATAGCAAGGAAGTAGCACTAGGCACCCAATCCACTGTTAATGCTACGCTTGGCTCGGCCTCTACCGGTCTTGACGAAGTAGTGGTAGTAGGATATGGCACCCAGTCACGGCGGGATTTGACTGGCTCGGTAGCCACTATTAAGGGAACAGAAATTGCGAGCAAGCCAGTGCAAAGCTTTGATCAGGCATTGCAAGGCCGGGCATCGGGCGTGAACATCACCACTCCGAACGGGGTACTCAACAACGCCCCGGTTATCAGGATTCGCGGCGTAAACTCCATCACGCTTAGCTCGTCACCCCTCTTTGTTATCGACGGCATCCCGGCCTTCACCGGCAACACTTCAGCGGTGGGCAGCGTGCCCAACAACCCGCTCAGTAACGTTAACCCCAGCGACATTGAGAGCATTGAGGTACTGAAGGATGCCTCGGCCACGGCCATTTATGGTTCGCGGGCGGCAGGTGGCGTTATTCTGGTAACCACCAAAAAAGGTAAGAAAGGCCAAAGCCGCGTTTCCTTGGATTCGTGGGCAGGCTGGTCGCAGCCCGTGCGGTTGTTTGATGTGCTCAATGCCGAGCAGTACGTTGACATCAAGAACGAGGCCGTTCGGAACCTGAATGCCAACCGCATTTCGGTAGGACAGCCAGGCACCAACGTGGAAGGCTTCCGGCTTCAGCAAGATCCCAACGGCAACAACGTCGATACGGATTGGTATGACTACATCTACCGGACTGGTTTCTCGACTTCCAACACCTTGAACTTTTCGGGCGGCACCGAGAAAACCAACTACTACACGTCGGTAGGCTACACCAACCAGAAGGGCATGCTGGAGCAAAACGAGTTCCGGCGTATATCGGCGCGCCTCAACCTCGACCATAAGCTGTTCAAGAACTTCTCGCTGGGCACTCGGGTAGGCATTTCCAACGGCCGTAACCAGTCGCCTAACTCGGGCTCGACGGCTGATGGTGCTTTCGGAACGGGTGGCCTAGGCCGCTTGCCGCTGGTGTTGCCACCCAACGTAGCAGCATTCAACCCCAACGGTACCTACAACACCAGTGGTGCTGGTATCGGCTCGGGTGCCAACATCGACCCCACTACTGGCAACGCATTGGGTGTCAACTATTACAACCCGCTGGTAGATCTGGAAAACAACTATTTCATTTCGGAAAGCAATGAAATTCAGGGCAGCGTATATGCTAACTGGGAAGTGGTTCCAGGGTTGAACTTGCGTACCACGTTCGGCATCAACAATATCCTGTTCGAAGACAAATCTTTCAACACCAACATAGGGGGCGACGGCTTCTCGACGGGGGGCACAGCTGCCAACTACAACCGGGTTAACAAACGGTGGAACTGGCAGAACACAGCACAATACGACCGTACGTTTGGTGAAAAGCACAACTTCTCGTTGCTGGTAGGCAGCGAACAACAGCATACCGAAACGGAGCGCTGGGGTGCTAGCCGAACCAACATTGCTGATCCATTCCTGACCAACTACCAGGGCACGTTTACCAATATCTCGGCAGCAGGTAACTTCCAAGGTGAAAACTATTTACTCTCCTACTTCGGTCGTCTGAACTACGATTTCGGTAAGAAGTACCTGGCATCCTTCAACTTCCGGCGCGACGGCTACTCGGCTTGGGCCGAGAAGTGGGGTAACTTCTACGGCGCTTCGCTCGGCTACATTGTGTCAGAGGAGGACTTCTGGAAGAACTCTAGCTTTGCCGAGAAATTCAACTTCCTGAAACTTACAGGGAGCTACGGTGAAGTGGGCAACAGCCAAGGCGTTGACGACTACGCCTCGCTGTTCACCTACGAAAACAGCCTGTACGGCGACAACGCCACCCTGTATTTCAGCAACCCTGGCAGCCCGCTCCTCACCTGGGAAACCAGCAAGAAAACGGATGCAGGTCTTACGTTTGGGGCATTCGGCGACCGGCTCACCGGTGACGTCACCTACTACCGCAACCTCGTGGACGGTCTGATTCTGCGAGTACCGCAGGCTCCGTCTAAAGGCATTCCGGGTTCCACCCCCGGCGACGTTGCCAACATCAACAACAACACGTACCTAGCCAACGTGGGCTCGATGCGTAATACGGGTATCGAACTGAATCTAAGAGGCATTGCAGTGCAGACCGCCAACTTCACCTGGACGGTAAGCGGCAACTATACCACCCTCAAGAACCGAGTGTTGAGTTTGGCCACGGAAGGCCAACGCATTGGTACGCCTACCTCCCTGGAAACAGTAAACTACACGGAAGTGGGTCGTTCGGTTGGAGAGCTATTGGCAGTGCCCTCGTTGGGCGTGAATCCAGAAAACGGCCAGCGGATGATTCAGAAAGCCAACGGCGTTGTGGCTCAATACAACCACCTCGGCTTGGGCTGGACGGACGTAGCCACTGGTTTGGCCACCGCGGCCCCCAACCAATTAGTTGATGGCCGGTACTTTGGCCCAACGCTGCCCAAATGGTATGGAGGCTTTGATAACACCTTCCAGTACAAGAGCTTTGATTTGGGGGTGTTCATTCAATTCTCCGGCGGCAACTACCTCTACAATGGTACCAAGTCGGGCCTGCATGACCAGCGCTTCTGGAACAACGATGTCGATATTCTAAACCGCTGGACCGAAACCAACACCAATGCTGAATGGCCACGGGTGGTGTATGGTGACAACGTATCAAACGGCTCGGCCTTAGTGATGTCGTCGAACATCGAGAAAGGCGACTTTGCGCGTCTGCGCAACGTGTCGCTGGGCTACAACGTGAAGCCTTCGGTCCTGACTCGGTTTAATGTTTCCAGCGTGCGGGTATACGCTCAGGTGCAGAACGCGGCCCTGATTACCGGCTATTCGGGTATCGATCCTGAAATCTCTACCAACGCCACCTCGGGCTCCAACGCCAACACCGGCGCCGGCGTCGACCGTAACTCGGTTGGTCAGGCTCGGACATACACGGTGGGTTTCAACATTGGTTTCTAA
- a CDS encoding 5-methylcytosine restriction system specificity protein McrC, giving the protein MIPIQNLYYLLCYAWNRLPEQQELLTAEADTFHRPLELLAHVLLLGTRRLLRQGLGVAYAEREEELPELRGRVQLAPSLSRDLLRRGRAQCVYDELGFQTPFNQLLLGTLQQLGRSRALPAALRHEFKLTQRRFPVGLLPLPLSSDLLRTVHRLRPTGVQGFLLNVCELVYHSALPEPNADGRLRFRDFRRDEQLMARLFEQFVRNFYRLEQQEFRVSSETIRWQATTATPEALNLLPAMITDTTLEAPHRKIILDTKYYKAALRPRYDQQKLISPHLYQLYAYLQNQPTTPGQALEGVLLYPAAAQALDVRYTLGGYPVRIVTLNLAQPWQGIATALLELIA; this is encoded by the coding sequence ATGATTCCGATTCAGAACCTGTACTATCTGCTCTGCTACGCCTGGAATCGGCTGCCGGAGCAGCAAGAGCTGTTGACGGCAGAGGCAGACACTTTTCATCGGCCGTTGGAATTGCTGGCGCACGTGCTTCTGCTAGGCACGCGGCGGCTGTTGCGGCAAGGCTTGGGCGTGGCGTATGCCGAGCGGGAAGAAGAATTGCCGGAACTGCGCGGACGCGTGCAGCTAGCCCCCAGCCTCTCCCGCGACTTGCTGCGCCGGGGTCGGGCGCAGTGCGTGTACGATGAATTAGGCTTCCAGACGCCGTTCAACCAGTTGCTGCTTGGCACGTTGCAGCAGCTAGGCCGCAGCCGCGCGTTGCCCGCTGCTCTCCGCCACGAATTCAAGCTAACACAACGCCGGTTTCCGGTGGGCTTACTTCCATTGCCGCTTTCTTCGGACCTGTTGCGCACCGTACACCGCCTACGCCCCACTGGGGTGCAAGGGTTCTTGCTGAACGTATGTGAGCTAGTGTACCACAGCGCCTTGCCTGAACCAAACGCGGACGGCCGCCTCCGCTTCCGCGACTTCCGCCGCGATGAGCAACTTATGGCGCGCCTCTTCGAGCAGTTCGTGCGCAACTTCTACCGCTTAGAGCAACAGGAGTTTCGAGTATCATCGGAAACTATCCGCTGGCAAGCCACTACTGCTACGCCCGAGGCCCTGAATCTGCTTCCGGCCATGATTACCGACACCACGCTAGAGGCACCCCACCGCAAAATTATTCTCGATACTAAATACTATAAGGCTGCTCTGCGTCCGCGCTACGATCAGCAAAAGCTGATTTCGCCCCACCTCTACCAGCTTTATGCCTACTTGCAAAACCAGCCGACTACTCCGGGCCAGGCGCTAGAAGGAGTTTTGCTGTACCCCGCCGCCGCACAAGCCCTCGATGTGCGCTACACGCTAGGCGGCTACCCCGTCCGCATCGTTACTCTGAACCTAGCTCAGCCTTGGCAAGGCATTGCCACCGCCTTACTGGAGTTGATTGCTTAG
- a CDS encoding AAA family ATPase, protein MPKPEPDLSLLTREQVLRALRQMDREGLRMPLSTVYDLVYRGRRYAPRAVAQLAYRLATDQPEATWPLPAGAPTNQVLELLDFTIATKRPTLENSSLDGDVAAQDAMQELHTGITREKPARSRKQVAPDTLTDTSAAPASTVHEPAPAYELPAAQPYDRATALQELFVSEQQLDATLAALHRRRNLILQGPPGTGKTFLARRLAWLELGATDTTRIELVQFHPSYSYEDFVQGFRPDTQGSFRLQNGVLPEFCQRAALDPERPYFLLIDELNRGNVSRIFGELLLLLEADKRGPAHALRLPYAAATDARFFVPANVFVVCTMNLADRSLAPLDYALRRRFAFVELAPEFGVPFQEFLAAQQVPAPVVQRLVDRLTDLNLTIADDPELGPDFCIGHSYFCQPPPEPAAADAWLSLILQQEIAPLLDDYWLDQPAKATAQKKRLLG, encoded by the coding sequence ATGCCAAAACCCGAACCCGATCTGAGCTTGCTTACTCGCGAGCAGGTGCTCCGCGCCCTGCGCCAGATGGACCGCGAAGGCCTTCGGATGCCCTTAAGCACGGTGTACGACTTGGTGTACCGGGGGCGGCGCTACGCCCCGCGGGCCGTGGCCCAATTAGCCTACCGGCTAGCTACCGACCAACCAGAAGCCACCTGGCCCCTACCGGCGGGCGCTCCAACCAACCAGGTGCTGGAACTGCTCGACTTCACCATTGCCACCAAACGCCCCACCCTAGAAAACTCTTCTCTGGACGGCGACGTGGCCGCACAGGATGCTATGCAGGAGCTGCACACGGGCATCACCCGCGAAAAGCCTGCACGCAGCCGCAAACAGGTGGCACCTGACACCCTCACCGATACGTCAGCGGCTCCTGCGAGCACAGTTCATGAGCCAGCCCCAGCTTATGAGCTGCCAGCCGCGCAACCGTACGACCGGGCTACGGCGCTGCAAGAGCTGTTTGTTTCCGAACAGCAACTGGATGCCACGCTGGCCGCCTTGCACCGCCGCCGCAACCTTATACTACAGGGCCCTCCTGGCACCGGCAAAACCTTTCTAGCCCGGCGCCTGGCTTGGTTGGAGCTAGGTGCCACCGATACCACCCGCATAGAGTTGGTGCAGTTTCATCCGAGCTACAGTTACGAAGACTTTGTGCAAGGTTTCCGGCCCGATACCCAGGGTTCGTTTCGGTTGCAGAACGGGGTGCTGCCCGAGTTTTGTCAGCGGGCCGCTCTAGACCCGGAGCGCCCCTATTTCCTGTTGATTGACGAGTTGAACCGAGGCAACGTCAGCCGCATTTTCGGCGAATTGCTTTTGCTGCTGGAAGCCGATAAGCGAGGCCCTGCGCACGCCTTGCGCCTCCCGTATGCTGCCGCCACCGATGCGCGCTTCTTCGTACCCGCCAACGTGTTTGTTGTCTGCACAATGAATCTGGCCGACCGTAGCCTAGCGCCCTTGGATTATGCCCTGCGTCGTCGTTTTGCCTTTGTGGAGTTAGCCCCCGAATTCGGAGTTCCTTTCCAAGAGTTTCTGGCGGCGCAGCAGGTGCCGGCCCCCGTTGTGCAGCGCCTCGTTGACCGCCTCACCGACCTCAACCTCACCATTGCCGATGACCCAGAGCTTGGCCCCGATTTCTGTATTGGCCATAGCTACTTCTGCCAGCCTCCACCCGAACCTGCCGCCGCCGACGCGTGGCTGAGCTTGATATTGCAACAGGAAATAGCGCCTCTGCTGGATGATTATTGGCTGGATCAGCCGGCCAAAGCAACTGCCCAAAAGAAGCGGCTCTTAGGGTAA
- a CDS encoding carboxypeptidase-like regulatory domain-containing protein encodes MTTQSPLVAGRVLGPSGQPVAQARVYFLQGPVPLPDMAALTDAQGSFILAVPVAGTYQIGCTADGYAPATITVQVPATSSQSVHVEISVKP; translated from the coding sequence ATGACCACCCAATCCCCGCTTGTTGCCGGGCGAGTCCTCGGCCCGTCTGGGCAGCCGGTAGCGCAGGCACGCGTGTATTTCCTGCAAGGTCCGGTACCGCTACCAGACATGGCTGCCCTCACTGACGCACAGGGCTCTTTTATACTGGCCGTGCCGGTAGCTGGCACTTACCAGATAGGCTGCACAGCCGATGGGTATGCGCCAGCCACCATCACGGTGCAGGTGCCCGCTACCAGTTCCCAGTCAGTTCACGTGGAAATCAGCGTGAAGCCTTAG
- a CDS encoding trypsin-like serine peptidase — protein METEALEKVVKNGTKLKRMSGHTPVSSLAPETDEAEDKANAALSMAPSEGTNPRTVAPSMDGIEPVKGFKLRPLTEESMAEVYKAPDTSQLPDIAEASFGPSIKTVHGPDDRVQITATNTYPWRANASLLITARDGSQWIGTGWFVGPHTLITAGHVVFIKNSGVPGRDGWVRSISVMPGRNGSSLPYGTVRSSNLRSVAGWTNDGDQNFDYGAIIIPTNLGNSTGWYGFGVYSDADLLSAVGNISGYPGDKPSGTQWYAARRIAAVNSRKVYYDIDTAGGQSGSAVYRIINGGRYAVAIHAYGGATTNSGTRIGQAVYNNIMAWKA, from the coding sequence ATGGAAACGGAAGCCCTTGAGAAAGTAGTAAAGAACGGCACTAAGCTGAAACGCATGAGCGGGCACACGCCCGTATCGAGTTTGGCGCCAGAAACCGACGAGGCGGAGGATAAAGCTAATGCCGCCCTGAGCATGGCGCCCTCCGAAGGCACCAACCCGCGCACGGTAGCCCCGAGTATGGACGGTATCGAGCCGGTGAAAGGCTTCAAGCTCCGGCCCCTGACGGAGGAGTCAATGGCTGAAGTCTACAAAGCGCCCGACACCAGCCAGCTGCCGGATATTGCCGAAGCGTCGTTCGGCCCTTCCATCAAAACAGTACATGGTCCCGACGACCGAGTGCAGATTACCGCCACCAACACCTATCCGTGGCGGGCCAATGCCTCGCTGCTAATCACGGCCCGCGACGGTTCGCAGTGGATTGGTACGGGGTGGTTTGTTGGGCCGCACACCCTGATAACGGCTGGCCACGTGGTGTTTATCAAAAACAGTGGCGTGCCGGGCCGCGACGGCTGGGTGCGCAGCATCAGCGTAATGCCGGGCCGCAACGGCTCTTCGCTCCCCTACGGTACGGTCCGCAGCTCCAACCTGCGCTCGGTTGCCGGCTGGACCAACGACGGCGACCAAAATTTCGATTACGGCGCCATCATCATCCCAACCAACCTTGGCAACTCCACAGGCTGGTATGGGTTCGGGGTGTATTCTGATGCAGACTTGCTGAGCGCCGTTGGCAACATCTCGGGCTACCCCGGCGACAAACCGAGCGGCACCCAGTGGTACGCTGCCCGCCGAATTGCGGCCGTGAACAGCCGCAAGGTGTACTATGATATTGATACGGCCGGTGGCCAGAGCGGCAGCGCTGTATACCGCATCATCAACGGGGGCCGCTATGCCGTAGCCATTCATGCGTATGGCGGGGCAACCACCAACTCAGGAACCCGCATTGGGCAAGCTGTTTACAACAACATCATGGCCTGGAAGGCCTAA